The window CATAACCCTGAAAGAAAGTATCCCATATTGAtataaaaaagaacagaaaataaaaatgtaaaaaaatctcTGGCGgtagaaaacataaaaacaacagataTATTCAAAAACAGGCTGAAaatactgtatgtgtgtatattttgaagaaaaaaagcttAAGTTACACAGTCTCACTCTAAACATTTCGACTTATTTTAATCACAGACATTGTAATTCTAAAAGGTGGACTCTTTAAGCTATCCAGCAGAATGCTCGCTATCTAAACATATTCCTTATGACTATCAATAGAGCGAGCCTTGGAGTACCTAACGTCATAATCCGTGGCATTGTTGGGGGGACAAGAGCTACAGAGCAGGCCCCCTCCCAGGATCAGAACCCCTGCAGTTCCCCAGCCGATGTACAGAGATGCTCCCAGCTCTCTCTTCTGTGCAGCAATCAGGGTAGGGTTGTAGAAATCACGAATGACGGTGTTAGCGGTCCAGCAGACTGGAATAAGCACCAAGAGGCCGGCAATGATGAAGACAATTCCAGCAGCTACTGCCACTCTGCTCTTTTGCACTTCGTCTTCGACAAAATTTGTGCACTTGCCTCCAACCACCGCAAGCAGAATCCCAAAAACTCCAGCGATGATGGCGATGACAGTGAGTGCTCTGGCAGCCTGCAGCTCTTGAGCTAATTCTAGCATAGAATCATAGACCTTGCACTGCATCTGGCCTGTACTCTGGGTCACACAGCTCATCCACAGACCCTCCCAGATGACCTGAGAAGTGACGATGTTGGCACCAATGAAAGCGGTGACTCGCCATTGTGGGAGTCCACAGGTGATGATCGACCCAAGAAAGCCGATGACTCCCAAAAATAAACCAACAAGCTGTCCACAACCAGCAACCATGTTGATCCtgtcaaagaaaaaagattGAGCGTCCTTGAGAGCTTTGTGTGTGAAACAAAAGTTCAGCAGGTAGTTGTTTCAGCTGATCACTCAGAGAAGAAGCTGACTGTGAGTTCCTTGCTCAGTGGTTAAAATTTTAAAGGAGGTGACAGAGGAGGTGTTTTTCTAGTGCTGTATGCAAGGTCAAACAGGTTTGTGAAGAAATGTCACCCAACCAGCTTTTTTCAACACTTGTAGAAAAGATAGCAGTTTCATGTACATAACAAAGGCCAATATAATgggaaaaaaacaccaaaaaacacCAAAACGAGTTACACAGAAATACAGACTGCCACCAATGTCatcaattttttattttctgtgaaacaataaaatgaatattttgaACTGGCATATTTATGAGAACACTAGTCACTTGGGTGATACTAAATACCAAACAGGGATTTACCAAATGAACAATGCTAGAAAAATGATGCACATGACTTTCAGAGTGAGCTCATTGTCAACCGATACCTGTAGCTCATAGGTTAATAGATGTCAATAGATGTAGGTGTTTCTACACTGAAACTGTCTGTTCTTGTGACTGAGTGAGATGAAAAATTGCATTTATCGAGCTCAGCTGTGCTTTAAAGAGTGCTTTAAAGTGTATCTATGAATCACACACACTTACAGCCGAATCCCTTAGGGTTGCCATACAAGGTCCTGACCTCCTTAGGTTGGAGGACCCAAaacacccccaaaaaacaaatgtcataCAGTACCAAATCTACATTTGTGGAAAGAAAATTAGAAGCTTTTGATTTCCCTTTATGGAATTGTATGAAAAATAGACTTGCTAATTAGTAAGGAAAAATAGATGGTTTGAATGccatttcattcttttcttttttttcttaatacatttataatataatattttgtCATGAAATCAATATCCTTAGTATCCTTATTTTcctattatattgttttatgtactttaatAATGAAGGCTTGTGGAGCAAGGCCACTATTGACTCACAAAGTGCTCACCCAGactaaaaaacaggaagttttagTGCACAGGCATATTAATAGATAAAGacacagaaaagagaaactttCCATATAAGCAATGTTTGAAACAGTGTGTGACGTGTGTCACGTCTGAAGTACAGAAATAATACCATATAAGACAAATGTTGAGCTAAAAATGTTAGAGCTCTTGCAACTGGCGTTTGAGCTGTGCAGGGGTCTCTCTTCcggaagatgattgaataaaaagaaatataaatgttttaacacactatgagtcagttttctctgttctatcaTGGGGACAAAAGAATCTGGGTTAATATTTGGTGTTTCCGCTCGGTTCGtcatgcaacagagagaacaaatgtgGCCGAAGGTTGGATCTGATATGAGGCGAACAGGAGACCAGTCTAAAAAGATTTAAAGGTAGGCACAAACCTGTTAAATAAGCAAATTTGTGCAAATGGGCTGAATTATAAATTATCTGGTCGCTGAGTAGGTGATCTTAACTATCAAATTGGCTCAGTAGTGGTAAAACTGAATTCTTGAGAATAAAGTAAAATTTTGAAGTAATGAAAAGCTTTGACGTAAGAATAATGAAACTTTGAGAAAAAGACAGTACTGAGATAAAAGTAACATGAGATGTTATGaggaaataagagagaaaagagaccaATGTGTGATTAAAGAATAAGAGAATATAAGAGTTATTGGTCAGTTTATGGTTCAACAAGCGTTAGTCATGGAGTTGAAGAACTTCCCCCTTTGTAAAGACGTTTACTAAGATTTTACTCAGGTGTCGCTGCTGAGATTTGTGGCCTCAGGATCAGAAGATCATTTTAAGATACACTTATTTGTGAGTAAAAAGAGTAATTTTGGACGAGGAAGCCCGACAGAAAACACCTGGTTCTGTCAGGATGTTTAAGTGACACAGAATTTCAGAAAATCGAGTCAGAAATGGTTTTGTGGCTCTTGGTAAACTGATTTTGAAGGAAAATCAGTGTTTATTGTGCTGAAGTAACAGATCCAGTGCAGTCTGAAGGGAAGAATCAGCTGTACAATTCTGAGTGTGCAGCGTTGTTGATATTAACCCAACTATGAACATGTGGATGAACATCACAATGGACATTTACAGAATGCAGAAAATGACAGCAGATGTGAACTACAAGAGGGACCTGTTTGTATCACGatggaagaaatggaaaaaacgCAGGCAagtttttgcttttgctttagATTTTGACTTTGTTAACTACTAGAAGACTAGAGGAAATATTAGTTAcattaatggaaacaaaaacgCACTccctacatttatttatttacttttctttcctttttctttttccttatgtattttttatttatttgtttgttgtttcctgttttgcttctttttcttttcttcttcttctttcattcttatTGTATGGATATTTCAGTtgtttaaatatagaaaaaaaaaagaaaaaatatatgtacTGACAGATAGCTGAAGTTGATGGTATTATATAGTGATTCCaaaaatgtcaataaaaaaataaaaaataacagatCTGGCGTGGTCTgaggaaaagaaataaatcGGTGAATGGTTGATATACTTACATGAATTTTGGTGGATCTGCTGAGGTCCAGAAGAATAATCAATGCGGACTGTGTTGGTTTGGATGTTGATAAATGATCCAGGAAGAATTGCactgggtctgtgtgtgtgttgttgctgaGTAACAACATGTGCAGTTAAAAATTGGGCGCTGTTCCTTCCTCTTTTTAGTTTCAAAACACGAAGGGTTTTGGTTTCATTTTAAGGTTGGATTATGAATTACTGTGTGAGGAACGGTTTCACTTTTGACTAGGGAAATAATATGCTTACTTTTGGGTCTATGAAAATTGAATTACAGTGGGAAGGGGATCTTCTGAAGGCGCAGGTTGTTTGCTACTGTGAGACAGTGGAGAGAACTTACGAAGTTACCTTCTTTCACCAAGTAAGAGTGGAAGATCTCGTAACATTCTGGTGGAGATGCCGGGGTAAAAAGAGTGAGCTCGGACGAGGAAGTCCGAGAAAAAGACACCTTGAGTTGAGCAATGTGTTTAACTGACTCAGGATTTTAGAGAATCGAGTCAGTTGTGGTCTTGAGTTTTAATGGTAAATTAAATTTGAAGGAAttgattttaaaggaaaatcaaTGTTTACCATGTTGAAGTAATTCTGAAGATATTACTAGATGTGCTGTGACACAAGTGAAGAATCAGTTGTGTACATGAGGATACACAATTGTGTTGATATTGATGGATCGGCTGCGGTCCATCTGATAAGTTAATGCTGGGTGCACTGAGAcaagaaactgtttttaaatcatCACTGGCAGCAGTGATATGTGCTGAAGATTACTGGACCCGTTGAGGTCCATTTGATGAAGTTCTTGGGCAGATAAATGACAGAAACAGTTTTCAAGTGTgcagagaatttaaaaaaaaccccgaacTTGCAGGTTCTCCGTAGTCGGCGCACTGTGTGGACTTATATCAGAGTTATAAGACCAAAGGTTACACACACAGTTCTTGGGTGTGAGTTACTtcctcttttaattttaaactgtgacaCAGGTGTTCATTGAACTAGAACTTCAGCAGTGAATGAGACAGGATTTAGATTAGGTCTAGTTCTGGTAAAGTAAAAGATTATGTTCAAAGTTTTATGCCCTGGAGGCCAAGAGTTGTATATAGAGAAGAACATGACTTAGAAAAGGACATTTAAGGTCACATTTTGTCTAAGATGGGGAGAATTGTCCCATATGAGTttatttctcttctcttttaagAGGACATACGCACTTAACTGGGTGCGGTCTACTTCCTCTTTCTGATTCTAAAAAGCATGTTTGATAAAATACTCTTAGGAAAGCATATTTTGAGTGATTctaagtgtgtgaatgttgtGAGTACTGGATTTGAGTGATTCTGTGTgatttgtacaaaataataaataagtaaTAATAACACTACGTAGGTTCATAGCAGAGTGCGGGAAAAAGAGTCTGAGagaagagagtgtgtgtgtgtgcgtcaaACAGCAAGTCTGAATATAGCTTGTGAGCTGGTGAGAGACGTTGCAACATGAAAACAGAGGAATTAGAGACTGAATGTCTTaagaaaaagtaataaaattatattaattACATGTTTTAGTGTGTCAATACAGGTGGACTCTTCTCAACCTAAACACATGGGTACAGCGGCAAAAGGATAGATTAACAGAATTGGGATGAGAAACAGGCCAGGCTTTGGCTTAAAATTTTTACAGTTTGATCTCTCAAACCATTCTGAATTGAGCTGTTAGGAGAAGAtctctgtctgtttttatgCTTATATCTTATATCTTACCCTGGGTGtgtttaataaaattaaaagtgtTGCGCACACACATAAAGAGCATTGAGATTAAGTAAATAAAGATTAAGTAAAGGTAATATAAAGACTAGAGCCCAGAACATGATATGGTGAAACAACTTTGAATGATAAAAGGAACATTAGATGAACACAGTAGATTAGCGGGTTGTGTAGCAGAGAGAGGCTTTTTGTTTTCTAtcctttacaggtgaaaatttcATGACCACAGCGACCACAGGGGTCGCGAGAATCCTGGAAGCCCGAGAACGAATGGAACCAACCAGAGAAAGGAGAAGAACAGAGCACAAAGACACCTAGTTGTTTACATTGCAAAGAAGATCAAAAGCTTGTTAGACACAGGTTATAATGGGAGCATGAAAGTAATGAGAGGGACTTTAGGAATAGTTGCAggatttttaaatcaaattcaaattcaaattttatttgtcacgtacacagtcatacacagtacgatatgtagtgaaatgcttggacaactgctcgtgacctaaagaaaacaaaaaaggaaaaggctatgaataagataggaaataaatatgaaaaattaaaaagggtaaatttaactaggaaggaataaaatataaattaaggttaaaaatgaaataactgtacaacacactgggaaagaataagataaaatatataaattaaattgaaaataaaataactgtacaacaaaatacacaatacacaatatagaactatataagaatgtatgaacaaaatacacaagaagtataaataaatatatacacaataacagcagcatatacacaataatagcagcagtgatttaagtgatgaagtgaaaacaatgtccagaatgtccagtgtgtgtgtaagaactatatgtgtgggtcagtactgtgtggtggtgtgattgtgattgagagaccgtatcgccttcgggaagaagctcctcctcagtctctctgtgttggtcttcagggagcggaatcgctttcctgacctcaacagagagaacagtctgttgttgggatggctgaggtccttcacgatcttcctggccttggtccagcaccgcctgctgtagattgagtgcaggtcagggagcttggagcggatggtgcgctcagctgatcacacaaccctctgtagagctcgtctgtcctgcatggtgctgttcccaaaccagggtaagatgtttcccgtcaggatgctctctatggtgcacgagtaaaagttcctgagcaccttggagggcagttggaagtctctcaagcgtctgaggtggtagagacgctgacgggcctttttcaccacggagttgatgtgacaggaccatgacaggtcctgcgtgatgtgaactccgaggtatttgaagctgtccactctctccactgggcattcgttgatgacaggggtctggtagttcctctcctgcttagtgctgaagtccactatcagctcctttgtcttactgacgtttagaaggaggttgttcctctggcaccagttctccagattcctaatctccttcaggtaggccgtctcgttgttatcagagatcaggcccaccacgacggtgtcgtcagcaaacttgatgatggtggtggagctggtagtggccacgcagtcatatgtgtacagagagtacagcagggggctcagaacacacccctggggggctccagtgctgagagtggtggaggctgagacatgtccgcccatccttactgcctgtggtctgccagttaggaagttggagatccactgacacatagatgagctgagtcccagatgctccagcttggtggtgagtgtggagggaattatggtgttaaatgcagagctgtagtctatgaagagcattttaacataattcccccttctagtgtccaagtgagtgagtgatgtgtggaggagatgagagatggcatcgtctgtggaacgatttggacggtaagcgaactgtagtgggtccagtgtgtctggtagtgaagaaatgatgaagtctctgaccaggcgttcaaagcacttcatcactactgaggtgagggctacagggcgatagtcattgagagaagcagggtggggtttcttcgggacagaaacaatgatggactctttgaagcatgtggggatcaccgactgagataaagagatgttgaatatctcagtgaacacaggagctagctggtatgcgcagtctcttaggatacgacctgggatgccgtctggtcctgctgctttcccggtgttcactctcttgaaggctctccttacttcatgctcggagatgacgagcacgtttccggtgctggcagtatcttcctgtctgcagccgttagcgccgctagcattagcatcgttggagtccttagctgcagcctcgaagcgagcatagaaagtgttcagctcgtctgccagagtcacggccgcgttcgtcataccggttgttggtgctttatagtccgttattgtccttagtccccgccacaggctcctagagtcactctgttggagttgtgactctagtttcctcccgtagcgctgcttcgcctctttcaccgccctccgcacgttatatgacgcggctttgtacgggtccatgtcccccgtcgtgagtcccgtgttgtaggcagcggtgcgggatctcagagcgtcgcggatggttttatccacccacggcttctggttgggaaacgttgtgatagtctttgtctccacggtatcatccgctagtttcccgatgaatcccacaaccgcttccgtaaacacgttgacatcatcgtcggagctgtttctgaacatgccccagtctacGTCATCGAGTgtgtcctgtaacgcggccaccgattgatccgtccagcgcgcgaccttcctctgaaccggaacttcctgtttcagcctttgtttgtattttggcatgaggaagatggcggcgtgatcagatttgccaaacggagggcgggattgtgccttgtagccgtccttgaccgtagtgtagcagtggtccagtgtcctttcacccctggtggggcaggtgatgtgttgataaaagttcggcgctgcgcgtttgaggttggcgctattaaagtcccccgtcacaataagcgcagcgtcccggtgttgtgtctggtgctgtgtgagtgcctcatgcagctcgcataaggcggtgaccgtgtccgcttgtggtggaatataaacggcacttataatgaccgatgtaaattcccgaggtagataaaaaggacgacacatgatggacagtagttccagatttggtgtgcaggagcgtgtgagaggaacaacgttcgcactgttgcaccagttgttgttcaccattaaacacacgccgcctccccttgacttccccgagtcccgtgtcctgtccatgcggtgaaccgagaagaactcggccggctggatggcgtggtccggcaccgctgggttcagccatgtctcggtgaagcagaggagattgcagtcccgaatgtctctctggaactttatcctggccctgaggtcgtcaagcttgttctccagtgactggacgttggcgagcaggatgctaggcagaggtgtgcggtgtgcacgagctctcagcctgttcctgacgccggctcgcttccctctaggccgccgcttccctttgttctccctcaagatctcactcggccagctcggatccggtgttaaaaacttcgaattgtgagtacattgtataccaatagaaacaagagtgtcactgtcatacctaatgtacccaatggtgatgattttgccgatttagaaactaagaaaactaacttaaaaagcaaagacaaagaaaaagtggtcggagcagtcgtgacggcagccgacctcaccggcgccatctttatctttatcttttatGTTATGTAAATTGCCCAAACACAGTGTTCAGGCTGGATATGTGCTACCCGTTAAAGCGGGCGAAGAAACCAGGCCTAAGTTTTAAAGATGAAATAACTCTATAGAGGATGTTTCCAAAGGTTGACAAAATAATCTAGGACCTTTTACCAGAAAAGCTAATTGTATCTTTTGGAGTTTACAGTGTGCACTGAGGGAAGTCAGGAGTGGTTTTAAACTAGTTGAAAAGGGGGTGTAGGAAGTAGATTTAGGGCAGCTCACAGCCCGGCGTAAATGTAAGGTGCTGTCACACAGCttgatttatttgtttgatttatttttatgacaaaaATAATAAGGAAACATTGAAAACATACAACCCGTTGAGGGGACAGATAGGGTTGGGCAATTGaaaggttttgttttatttagcataatttcttttgttatattttagcTTTTAACATGGAACACGCCTCTCTGGAGCTTCTCTCCTGATGCTACCCcgccaaaaacccatctccatggagactgtgtcagctcccaaacagacaaatacaaactaaaagcgagcaaacaaacaaacaaaccatcacagctcttcacaacttaaacataaacaatcacaaagaaagatcaATACATACATCTGAactaaagagtaaaacagtgaaatgtggattattaaatattaggtttCTCTCCTCAAAGTCTCTGTtatctcaccccaaccggtcgcagcagatggccccgcccctccctgagcctggttctgccggaggtttcttcctgttaaaagggagtttttccttcccgctatcgccaaagtgcttgctcacagggggtcatatgattgttgggtttttctctataCCTattaagcgccttgaggcgacttttgttgtgatttggcgctatataaataaaattgaattggattGAATTGAAGTAAACTTAATGGGATAAATTACAAAGGAGCTGAAAggtcaaataaaatgcaatttaggaaaacaacagcaaatagaaaaaaaacgaTGCAATAGAATAGAAAACACAACTTAACCGAATAGAATATCATAGAAATTGTAAAAAACAATCTCACAAAACACAATAGCTGTTAGTCATCATATTGGAAGAGTAGAGAAACCATTTGATGTGAATGAACTTGCTGCTTGTGGAATCGAAACGTCTGACCCCACAAATGATCCCTTGCACCACATATGCAGGTTACATGTATTGACAAATGAGAGCTTGTCTTTTGCAATTTAGCTTTCTGAAGTAGCTTTCTATGTATTTCCTCTAGGCCAAATTATTAAGCGCTATAAATATATCTCCTATCATCTCTATGCTGACGACATCCAACTATACTGTTCCTTCAAAATGTCTCAGTTTTATAAATTGTCTAATTTAAGTAATTGTCTGACAGAAATCAACAAATGGTTATATgacaattttctccaactaaactctgataaaacagaaactctaATTATTGCTCCAGACCATATGGTCCCAGAAATTAGACAGCATATCAGCTTCTTAGACCCTTACGTAAAATCAAGCCTTAGAAATCTCGGTGTCTTATTTGACAGCTCGATGTCGCTCGAGCAGCATTCTAAGCAGCTAGTCcgaaactgtttttatcatttacggaATATTTCTAAACTCAGACTAATGGTATCAAAGCTTGAACTTgagatgattattcatgcttttatttcttctcgtTTAGACTATTGTAATGgcctttttacttgt of the Maylandia zebra isolate NMK-2024a linkage group LG10, Mzebra_GT3a, whole genome shotgun sequence genome contains:
- the LOC101464975 gene encoding claudin-4, whose amino-acid sequence is MINMVAGCGQLVGLFLGVIGFLGSIITCGLPQWRVTAFIGANIVTSQVIWEGLWMSCVTQSTGQMQCKVYDSMLELAQELQAARALTVIAIIAGVFGILLAVVGGKCTNFVEDEVQKSRVAVAAGIVFIIAGLLVLIPVCWTANTVIRDFYNPTLIAAQKRELGASLYIGWGTAGVLILGGGLLCSSCPPNNATDYDVRYSKARSIDSHKEYV